The sequence CTGTCACATTCTGACTCTGCAGAGTGAGACTGTGTATTATGAGTACCGAAGTCACGTGTAAGCGTATGGtttaatacaaatacatgtattgtgacatcttatgttaatacaacccctggcaaaaattatggaatcaccggcctcagaggatgttcattcagttgtttaattttgtagaaaaaaagcagatcacagacatgacacaaaactaaagtcatttcaaatggcaactttctggctttaagaaacactataagaaatcaagaaaaaaagattgtggcagtcagtaacggttacttttttagaccaagcagaggaaaaaaatatggaatcactcaattctgaggaaaaaattatggaatcaccctgtaaattttcatccccaaaactaacacctgcatcatatcagatctgctcgttagtctgcatctaaaaaggagtgaacacaccttggagagctgttgcaccaagtggactgacatgaatcatggctccaacacgagcagaggtgtcaagtaacgaagtacaaatacttcgttactgtacttaagtacactttttaggtatctatactttactccattacttatttttctgcctacttctgacttctactcattacattttcacacaagtatctgtactttctattccttacatttttaaaacaaacagccttgttactcttggcttcagtttaatgtttatatatatatatttcacgtcatgtgcgcctgtaatcaccttttctgcagcacggctttactttgaaccgtgaaccaatcgaagcagtagttcgcagattgaagcaatgcttcgacctattgcttcgtttattctttttctttcgcttaatttctcccgctaaaaccctaaagagcatacttctgtgagtattatttaccttttctatgttaaaccgacctgttatagtcttctgaaacagctgatagatgtattttataacttaaaacgggagcgatgctaacgcgttagcatgtctatggcattttcaatgttaaaacttagcattaagcaattgcagccgtcacgttcgggtgcatttgttttcaaattgtaatatttcttaaatttatttttgtttatatattaataatctaatgattattatatacaattttagagaaagaggcaaaaagaacctgaatagaaacacaacagaaaatataaaagcaactaacaatgaacatacatacatacataaataaatacctacatacataaataagtgtttcctgtgaacacctagtgactattactcctccacttcatccctgtcttatttaatgacagtttgtttcggtcaaaccatattttcaatgtgttaatttcttcagttatttcctccagaactatctgccaaactagaaaactgctgcatcctagtaagagcagaatactactggaatgaatctgaataaggaagtttgtggttttttttttttgtttgtttgtttttgtttttccttcactaaatggatgctgcactcactgcagtttattgtctggaatagtcccagattgcatttcagagcttctagaattgaaacatttgcgtgcaggtggtgttggggggtaattttgggttttgggtcttgggctacatgtagaacgaatcagtttttaaattaagctttcaattcatatagtggcatgtaccctttttttttttttaaggttactttatacttttatactttaagtaggttttggagcacataccttttcacttttacttgagtaaagaggtcaagttgatacttcaacttttaccagagtgtttttaaactgcagtatctatacttctacttaagtaacaaatgtgtgtacttttgacaccactgaacacgagagacgtcaattgaaacaaaggagaggattatcaaactcttaaaagagagtaaatcatcacgcaatgttgcaaaagatgttggttgttcacagtcagctgtgtctaaactctggaccaaatacaaacaacatgggaaggttgttaaaggcaaacatactggtagaccaaggaagacatcaaagcgtcaagacagaaaacttaaagcaatatgtctcaaaaatcgaaaaatgtacaacaaaacaaatgaggaacgaatgggaggaacctggagtcaacgtctgtgaccgaactgtaagaaaccgcctaaaggaaatgggatttacatacagaaaagctaaacgaaaggcatcattaacacctaaacagaaaaaaacaaggttacaatgggctcaggaaaagcaattgtggactgtggatgactggatgaaagtcatattcagtgatgaatctcaaatctgcattgggcaaggtgatgatgctggaacttttgtttggtgcctttccaatgagatttataaagatgactccctgaagagaacatgtaaatttccacagtcattgatgatatggggctgcatgtcaggtaaaggcactggggagatggctgtcattacatcatcaataaatgcacaagtttatgttgatattttggacaattgaaaggatgtttggggatgatgaaatcattttttaagatgataatgcatcttgccatagagcaaaaactgcaaaaacattccttgcaaaaagacacataaggtcaatgtcatggcatagggtcaatgtcaatgagcagatctgatttgatgcaggtgttaatttgggggatgaaaatttacagggtgattccataattttttcctcagaattgagtgattccatatttttttcctctgcttggtctaaaaaagtaaccgttactgactgccacaatcttttttcttgatttcttatagtgtttcttaaagccagaaagttgccatttgaaatgactttagttttgtgtcatgtctgtgatctgctttttttctacaaaattaaacaactgaatgaacatcctctgaggccggtgattccataatttttgccaggggttgtaagagaAAAATACAATCatgataataatcacagaccgtatatatactggacatagCCTGCATGACATCATCAACTGTTTTCTGAAGAGGCCAAGAACAGCCGAAATGACACCCTTGTCTTGGGGTCACCATGTTAAGAGCCCTCGCTGCACTGAttcatgatgaactcattaatgcgtaaaggggtggagcgtaggcctgaacacgcccctctccTTATCACCAgctaacctcagtttgggtgtttattaagctATATTTTTCGAGACTTGTGTGTTGGTTCTCCTAACGATTTACTTTTGTGTGGACAGTAAAGGTTGTGAGCCGCGTTTTTCCTCAGTAATGGTGCATTAAGTGGATCTCACGGATCAGGCTACTGACaattgctaaaagtgctaacaacgtgagtatacaacattaaataagacgagAGTTTCTCTCAGCATGAATATTGCAACaaagacatcttagatgatccagAAGGATGTTTCAGTGCACAagtcatattattccaggtgctTATAGCAAcatactccaaacagacacagcaacaaTGTAACAGCAAATGACTCTGTTACGGTCGGAGTCGTCGTCACTGGGCCCAGTCACTGTCACTCAAAGGATTTTATTAATAAAACAGTCTTAAAGTGAGAAgtttaacacccccccccaccaccaccaccacccccccccaccatacagttgtcatggaggaagaAACTAGAGACCAAAActatttttgtaccaggctgtaaacatttttttctgctcaaaagttgaacattttaacacagAGTCAAAAAGTTaaagccaaagttttttgccagtttgatAACTGAGGTCTGTTGGAATAAGGTCTcattgtgatgttgtgttccccttttcatgacttcttcagaACTCTTTAAATACTGTCCAATGCTTATTATAGATGCTCTCTCTATGagagagatatattctgtccatacattgaattttgtatgtaactttgtggagggtgagcatcttcctgatTTTAGTATCTAACTTACTAAGCGcaccctgtggccagtctactatgccaaacccagAGGTCACCACtgatattgcaaactggtttacggCTGTGATTTTGTTCTTTGGTGTCCGATTTGCAGATCTTTTTAAGCGTTTTTTTTACTCTTGtgtttctctctcattttcttatgtTCTATTTGTATGCggaatcctcagccaaatcttcaaCGTAGCTCCCCTCATCTAACTGTATGTTTTCTGCTGCTACCATCCTACCTCTTCTGATTGTGCATTTAGAGAATTTATCCACTtcaaattccataccaatgtctttggagaacttatggaTACTTCCACAAACCGACCGAGTCTCTGATCAGAGCCAGCAAAGATTTTTAAGTCATCCATgtacaacagatggttcacaaattttttatttttccttcctCTGCCTCTACTTAAGCCATACTCCATCAAGATCTTGCTAAACGGGTCTATGGTTAAGGAGAATAAAAGGAATATCCCTCTCTGCACTTGTATGTCTGAGATTATTATTTGCATCTCTGTGTGGTTGAGAGTGTTGGTAGTGTTCAACTTGTTCATTTGTGTCCTCAAGAaaaatcttatttcctcattgatgttgtagaattCTAAGCACCTCATTACCCAGGAGTGTGGCACGCTGTCAAATGCCtatttgtaatcaatccaagccatgcacAGGTTTCTCTTCCTTTTTTGCAGTCCTCCGGGACAGCTTTATTTGTCAATAACTGATCTTTTAGCTCCTAATCATTTACTCATGCAACCTTTCTGttcaccagtgtcaagatgttcataaattgcATTGGCtataattcctgtcagccatGAATATGTTGTTAGGCAACAGATGGGTCTCTATCTATTGGGCAGCTgtatttccttggtctttggtaaTATTCCAATAGTACAATAGTATTATTTCCAATAGTTAGCCAGTCTGGCGTGTCCTCTTCTGTATTCAGTATTTTGGTGAAGGCCACTGCATAGTGAGGATACAATGCTGAGAACCTTTTCAataaaaaatttgggattttatccgtgccaggtgccttgaaattCCATATTCATGAATTTTTTCTTATCCCTTCTTCagctgctggcatttgctgtttgtatTAGGATTTCTCTTTTATTACTTCTATCCACTCAGTCTCCTGTTGCTGTTTTGGGTTTTCAAATAATGGTTTCCAGAAGCTTTCAACTTCTTCTCTCCCAGGTGGCTGTTGCACTTCAATTGTGTCATATGCCATGTTCCTGTAGACTGGCCTTGGTTTTTATGCAAAccgcttgtttatctgttttgcatttgttttcttgtctttgttcctgatTTGTGCAGCCGAGGCTTTCACTACGGCTTGGTGTTCTGCCAGCCTCCCATCCAGTTGTTTATCTCCAACAATGTATTTTCCTTTAATGCAgtagaatcttcgactggactgggttgcttgacgtgaggacgtttcgcttcaaatcacagaagcttcctcagctaaaattcttgctctggtagtctgacttctgtcttgactcttgtagagaagaataaaccagaagccaagaaaagctggagtttttaacctaaccagacccctcctaccgagaggccgactgctataggctagtgactaaacaatagctctaattagcacctattgtgtactctcctaatgatgggatggaagcctcccctgatggctcccttgacgattctcctgatgacgtgaatgactcattaccatgaacaaaagactgaaactgcttagacctgagtaccccattgtaaacaggggacaaagcgtgtctgagacccgcccccggttaaggctgggtttcaactgttttacaaagaatgcttccttgacacctctctcaaaccatttcttctctctggctaagattttaacttccttgtcctcaaacgtgtggttagtgtctttcaggtggagatgaactgcagactgaggtccactggcgacctctctgcggtgctggtatagcctcttgtttaaaggttgcttagtctcacctatgtagtgttcattacagttttcctgacatctgatataatacactacattgctgtgtttgtagctagggatcctgtccttagggtgaactaatttctgtctcaaagtgttaaccggtttaaagtaaactgggattttgtgctgtctgaagatcctctgtagtttttcccctactcctgctaaataagggagagacattactcttcttcttgtctccgtctcctgtctatctggtctctttgttttctgggacttttgcactttgtccagggaccatcgtgggtacccacatactgtgagggctttccgtacaagttgttgttctttagcccttccctctgcagttgtgggcacctgtagggctctgtgttgaagagtcctgatcacctcgagcttgtgttcaagggggtggtttgagccaaagagcagatattggtcagtgtgagtgggttttctgtaaacccctgtctggagctgcctgctctctccaatcgtaacatcacagtccaagaaggctaaatggttgtttctggcatcctcacgtgtgaacttgatattggaatccaccgaattgatgtgttctgtaaagtcctcgacctcctgttgcttgattttaacccatgtgtcatcgacatatctggaccagtgactgggagagatgcccgtgaatgatgtcaaggctgtcttctccactcgctccatgtacagattggccacaatgggggataccggggaccccatcgcacaaccatgcctgtagtaattccccctaaacaggaaatacgtggtgttaagacagatctccaattgttggcagatgtggtctggtgtgagtttggtcctttcaggtagagacacatcctccagcagtctctcccTCACAGCTGaaatggcctcagcggtggggatgcaggtgaacaacgaagtcacatcaaatgacaccatagtttcatctgcctccagctgcaggtccttgatcttgttcacaaaatcttgtgtgttctccacatggtggtctgagttacccactagaggagccaaaagcTCTCTCTTCacttttatttctcttcaatttcttttttacagagtgcaatgggccccaaacctggggtctacagttgcatcctaatcattaatcattactggcattgtatccgagggctctcttcaagatggtaactgttcctttaactgcggatatctgcacctcatgggcatttgggtgaccagggattgcctcaagatatctctcttttatttctcttcaatttcttttttacagagtgcaatgggccacaaacctggggtctacagttgcatcctaatcattaatcattactggcattgtatccaagggctctcttcaacatggtaactgttcctttaactgcgcatatctgcacctcatgggcacttgggtgaccagggattgcctcaagatatttcttcaggttcttcttcataagccctgttgctcccaccacaactggtatgatatcaatttctttcaatgaccacgttattcgtagatcatttttaaggtcttggtatttcgtgattttctccctttcagctctattcaggccatagtcattggggactgtcacatcaataatttttgctgtcttctcttgcttgttccaaatgacaatatcaggttttactgcacctccttcgatatgtcttcctgctgggatctctttgtcataaaagacagtcacttttccattggatcagactggtgctggctcatactcccaaacgtgtccctctacttccacctccagttccttgcatactttccaatgtagatatttacagatctCTTGTGTGAATTTTAAGGTGTTTGTTCAGACTGCTTTTATGTCTAAAGCTtttgccacactcagaacagtcaaatggtttctctcctgtatgaattctaatGTGCTTTTTCAGAGTGCTATTATGTccaaatcttttgccacactcagaacagtcaaatggtttctctcctgtatgaattctaatGTGTGTATTAAGACTGCTTTTATGACTAAATTTTtctccacactcagaacagctaaatggtttttcacctgtatgaattctaaagtgtttgttcagagtgccacTTTCTCTaaatcttttgccacactcagaacagcaaaatagtttctctcctgtatgaattttcaCATGTGTGTCCAGATGGCATTTTTGTCTAAATCTTTTACTACACACAGAACAACCAAAtgttttctctcctgtatgaataaacATGTGTTTTATCAGATTGCCCTTTACTCCAAAtgctttaccacactcagaacatctaaattgtttctctcctgtgtgattTTTCATGTGCACGTTCAGATTCCACTTTTGTGTAAATCTTTTAGGACACTCAGGACAACAAAATGGTTTCTCCCCTGAATGAATTCTCAGGTGTTTCTGTAGATTGCACTTttctctaaatctttttccacactcagaacaaccaaatgccttctctcctgtgtgaattcCCGTATGTTTATCAAGGTTGCACTTTTgtctaaatcttttaccacattcagaacagtgaaATGGGTTCTCGCCTGTATGGATTCTCATGTGTGAGACCAAACTACACTTTTGTCTAAATGTTTTCCCACACTCAGAACAACCAAAtgttttctctcctgtatgaattcgcaTGTGCTTGTTCAGATTACCCTTTTCTCTAAACGTTTTACTACAAtcagaacaggcaaatggtttttctcctgtatgaattcttatGTGTGAGATCAAATGGCACTTTTCGCTAAACCTTTTACCACAataagaacagccaaatggtttattTATTATATGAATTTCCATGTGTGTGTTCAAATGACACTTCTGTCTGTATTTTTTACCACActgagaacagccaaatggtttttctcctgtgtgaattttcatgtgtttgttcagattgCCCCGTTCTCTAAAacctttaccacactcagaacaactaAATGGTTTCGCTCCTGTATGaatttttatgtgtttgtttAGGTCGCCCTTCTctctaaatcttttaccacaatGAGGACAATtaaatggtttttctcctgtatgaattttcatgtgtgtgttcagagtgcactTTTGtcgaaatcttttaccacactcaaaaCAGGCAAGTGGTTTATTTAGtatatgaattttcatgtgtgtgttcagattgCACTTTTGTCTAAATCTCttcccacattcagaacagccaaatggtttatctcctgtatgaattctcatgtgtgcgcTCATATAGCACTTTAgtctaaatcttttaccacactcagaacatctAAATAGCTTCTCCTCGGTATGAATTCTCATGGCTTCCTTCAGCGTGCCCTTTTGTCTCCACCCTTTGCCGCTATGAGGGCAGCTAAATGGTTTTTCACGTTCACACTGCTTTGAATCATTCATGTGACCACATGCTTGTTCACATTCAGAGCAATTATGTTGGTCCTGAGTAATGCTGCACCTACTAGAACAAACAGAGACGTTTttcagttctctggtctgtttccattcGTAACTGTCATCAGTTTCAATTTCAGAACTATCTGAACTTCTACCATTAATATCTTGTTTTAAATTACTATACAGACCCGAGCTGCTCGCTGGTTGTGGTCTTCTGTAGTCCTCTCCATCTGCTTGTGCAGTTAGTTTTCTGTGTACTGTTGAGTTGCTGGCCAGAGACTCAGCCTCTttgctctcatcactttggctttgatgaacctgtgatgactgtggcttctcatcatcattttcagtctTCACAGGAACAGCAGTGAAACTGAACTGAGTGGTATCAGCCTCCTCCTGCTGATGAAGACACTGTCCCTCCTGATGTATCCAGAGCCTTTCTTGTTCTTtattgtcctcctggtcaacactcagattccactcctgctgttcagggagaatttcttctttaCTTGCCAACAACTGCTGTGTATCTGCAAAGCAGCAATTGGAATGATAATAAATCTTAGATCAGCATTCATTCAAACAAAACAACATGGTGAGTTCAGATTACCACCAGTAAGTTATTGCATAAATGGAACAGATGCTGGGGAAATGCACATCAGGCATGTCTGTTTTATCTTCCACGCAGACTTGACCTGGTCTCAGACAATCCAGTGTCACGAGTCATCTCTGCATATGGCTGTGCAGAGTTACAGCCTTGTTTGTGTTTTCCAATATAACAGCAATGAAACAATCACAAAATCATGATTGATTTTTCAGATTCATTGCCTTGTAATACACCTGTAATAATGAAGTGCTTCAACAGACTGGTTCTCCAGGACATCAAAgactggtaaggaaaaagtccctctgaggaagaaacctcaagcaaaccaaactcaaaggggtgaccctctgtttgttcataaattacagaacaattcacaaaatgaatatgaaggaaatgctgttggtgcacaggacaggagggtttccagcacaaataccacacccatctctggatggagctgcaccttaaacagagagaaaaaacagaatcaggcatcaaaaagacaaaaaatactgtataatttgtcagcattaaaatactaaggtgataacCGGCcaatagccctaagcttcactaaaagacccagaatttaggtaaagttgaggccacggcacgctccgtttattaataaaatgaattaaaagagtaaaaagtgcagaactatactctgccagtatgctagccatacgaaagggaaaataactgcatcttaaatctggacttgaaagtctccacagaatctgactgttttattgacgcagggagatcattccacagaacaggggcgcgataagagaaagctctgtgacccacagacttcttattcaccctagggacacagagtagtcctgcaccctgagaacgcaaagcccgggccggtacgtaaggtttaattcagtcagctaggtagggaggtgccagtccatgaataattttagactagtagcagaaccttaaaatctgatctcactgggacaggaagccagtgaaaggatgccaaaatgggtgtaatgtggtcgaactttctgcttcgtgtcaaaagtctggcaatagcattttgaaccaattggagagccgtaATGCTGgaatgcggtaaaccagaaaataaaacattgcagtagtccaatccagaagagataaatgcatggatcagggtctcagcatcagccatagacaggatgggacgaatctttgctatattttgcaggtggaagaaagcagttcttgtaatagttctaatgtggaggtcaaagaacaatgtaggatcaaaaattaccccaaggttcctcactttgtcaatgtgatgtatgacacactagcctaggctaagcgttaactggtcaaattgataccgatgtctcactggcccaagaactatcatttcagtcttagagtttaaaagtaggaagtttctagacatccaattgatgcaaggcaatcttctaaggattttatgtgaatgagattaccagcagttatcggcacgtataactgagtatcatcaacatagcagtgaaaggtaatcccaaaacaccgcaatatgtgcccaaggggtgctatataaagggagaaaagcaggggacctaagacagacccctgtgaaaccccaaatttcatgtcactaaggttagaggtagtgttactgtataaaacacagtgagaacaactgttcaagtatgacgtcagccatgcaagcgcACCGTAGtgatcccaaaataattttctagcctatcaagtagaatatgatgatccatggtatcaaatgcagcactgagatcaagtggtgggcacaaataaccaaaaaagtaacttcgataacagataaggtATCTGAagaggtcccacaaatcttagaaacatggtgtctaaccagatccttactctggatggcattaccctgacctctagtaatactgtgagaaatcttggagtcatttttgatcaggatatgtcattcaaagcgcatattaaacaaatatgtaggactgcttttttgcatttacgcaatatctctaaaaatagaaaggtcttgtctcagagtgatgctgaaaaactaattcatgcatttatttcctctaggctggactattgtaattcattattatcaggttgtcctaaaagttccctgaaaagccttcagttaattcaaaatgctgcagctagagtactaacggggactagaaggagagagcatatctcacccatattggcctctcttcattggcttcctgttaattctagaatagaatttaaaattcttcttcttacttataaggttttgaataatcaggtcccatcttatcttagggacctcatagtaccatatcaccccaatagagcgcttcgctctcagactgcaggcttacttgtagttcctagggtttgtaagagtagaataggaggcagagccttcagctttcaggctcctctcctgtggaaccagctcccaattcagatcagggagacagacaccctctctactttgaagattaggcttaaaactttcctttttgctaaagcttatagttagggctggatcaggtgaccctgaaccatcccttagttatgctgctatagacttagactgctggggggttcccatgat comes from Thalassophryne amazonica chromosome 2, fThaAma1.1, whole genome shotgun sequence and encodes:
- the LOC117500797 gene encoding zinc finger protein 260-like isoform X1, with product MQQLLVSKEVVLPEEQEQNLSLDQKASHHPNIKEEQEELWGEDEEKPQSFQLQSQRDESTEVELLASSSTKDATVKTEADGDCGGSQPVSNSDPCSHLKSETDDTQQLLASKEEILPEQQEWNLSVDQEDNKEQERLWIHQEGQCLHQQEEADTTQFSFTAVPVKTENDDEKPQSSQVHQSQSDESKEAESLASNSTVHRKLTAQADGEDYRRPQPASSSGLYSNLKQDINGRNNCSECEQACGHMNDSKQCEREKPFSCPHSGKGWRQKGTLKEAMRIHTEEKLFRCSECGKRFRLKCYMSAHMRIHTGDKPFGCSECGKRFRQKCNLNTHMKIHILNKPLACFECGKRFRQKCTLNTHMKIHTGEKPFNCPHCGKRFREKGDLNKHIKIHTGAKPFSCSECGKGFRERGNLNKHMKIHTGEKPFGCSQCGKKYRQKCHLNTHMEIHIINKPFGCSYCGKRFSEKCHLISHIRIHTGEKPFACSDCSKTFREKGNLNKHMRIHTGEKTFGCSECGKTFRQKCSLVSHMRIHTGENPFHCSECGKRFRQKCNLDKHTGIHTGEKAFGCSECGKRFREKCNLQKHLRIHSGEKPFCCPECPKRFTQKWNLNVHMKNHTGEKQFRCSECGKAFGVKGNLIKHMFIHTGEKTFGCSVCSKRFRQKCHLDTHVKIHTGEKLFCCSECGKRFRESGTLNKHFRIHTGEKPFSCSECGEKFSHKSSLNTHIRIHTGEKPFDCSECGKRFGHNSTLKKHIRIHTGEKPFDCSECGKSFRHKSSLNKHLKIHTRDL
- the LOC117500797 gene encoding gastrula zinc finger protein XlCGF57.1-like isoform X2 translates to MSAHMRIHTGDKPFGCSECGKRFRQKCNLNTHMKIHILNKPLACFECGKRFRQKCTLNTHMKIHTGEKPFNCPHCGKRFREKGDLNKHIKIHTGAKPFSCSECGKGFRERGNLNKHMKIHTGEKPFGCSQCGKKYRQKCHLNTHMEIHIINKPFGCSYCGKRFSEKCHLISHIRIHTGEKPFACSDCSKTFREKGNLNKHMRIHTGEKTFGCSECGKTFRQKCSLVSHMRIHTGENPFHCSECGKRFRQKCNLDKHTGIHTGEKAFGCSECGKRFREKCNLQKHLRIHSGEKPFCCPECPKRFTQKWNLNVHMKNHTGEKQFRCSECGKAFGVKGNLIKHMFIHTGEKTFGCSVCSKRFRQKCHLDTHVKIHTGEKLFCCSECGKRFRESGTLNKHFRIHTGEKPFSCSECGEKFSHKSSLNTHIRIHTGEKPFDCSECGKRFGHNSTLKKHIRIHTGEKPFDCSECGKSFRHKSSLNKHLKIHTRDL